A stretch of DNA from Deltaproteobacteria bacterium:
TCGCATTCAGCCCCTGGTGAACCAGAGTGCGCCGTTGATCATATTCGGCAACCATTTCACGAACCGTATCCCGGGGGCCGGTGATCGCTGCCAGGGCCGCGCGTTGAACCATGGATGGCACACCGGAAACCATGTGTTCCATCAACTTTTCCATTTCGTCAATGAACGGTTGAGGCGCAACGCAGTATCCTATTCGCCAGCCGGTCATGGCATAGGTTTTTGAAAGGGTGAAGGCGGAAATGGTCCATTCTTTCATCCCTTCAAGAGAGCCAATGCTGATGTGTTTTCTGTCGCCGAAGACGATGTCTTCGTACGGTTCGTCGGATAGAACGAAAATGCCGTTTTTCTGCGCAAGGTGAGCGATCGACTCGAGAACCTGAAGATCGAATACCGCCCCGGTAGGATTAGACGGCGTATTGATGATCATCAGTTTCGTCTTTGGGGTGATGGCTTTTTTCACATCGTCAGGGTCTACCTGAAATCCATTTTCTTCCCTTGCGGGAACCCGGACCGGAATCCCGGAAAACAAACCGATCTGGGAATAATAGTCATATCCAGGATCAACAACAATCACCTCATCGCCGGCATCCACCAGGTGGAGCATGGTGTTGAAAATGACCTGCATCGCCCCCACGGATATGAAAATTTCCGATTCGGGATCGGCATCAATCCGGTTGCGATACATCAGTTTTTCGGCTGCAGCACGGCGGAGATCCAGATATCCCTTGCTGGGAGGATAACGCGTATATCCCTCCTCCAAAGCATCAGTGGCGGCCTGCCTGATATGAACGGGTGTATCAAAATCAGGCTGGCCAATACCCAGATTAACCACGTCGGGAATCTTTTCCGCCAGGGCGGACATGATACGTATCCCTGACCATTGTACTCCCTGAT
This window harbors:
- a CDS encoding pyridoxal phosphate-dependent aminotransferase, with amino-acid sequence QGVQWSGIRIMSALAEKIPDVVNLGIGQPDFDTPVHIRQAATDALEEGYTRYPPSKGYLDLRRAAAEKLMYRNRIDADPESEIFISVGAMQVIFNTMLHLVDAGDEVIVVDPGYDYYSQIGLFSGIPVRVPAREENGFQVDPDDVKKAITPKTKLMIINTPSNPTGAVFDLQVLESIAHLAQKNGIFVLSDEPYEDIVFGDRKHISIGSLEGMKEWTISAFTLSKTYAMTGWRIGYCVAPQPFIDEMEKLMEHMVSGVPSMVQRAALAAITGPRDTVREMVAEYDQRRTLVHQGLNAIDGIRCLRPEATFYAFPNITGLGKTSWDFAKYLVREHHVAVVPGSIFGNNGEGYIRVSFAVDQASLNEGIKRIKNAAKALALTA